CTCGCGAGGAAGGCGACCTTGCCGTCGTAGTGCTTTTCCACCGCTTCGCGCATTGCCCAGCCCAGGCGCGCGCTGTCGTTGAGGTAGTGGCTGGTGCACAGCGCCGAGACCGACACCACCTTGAAGTGCTCGTCCTCGTTCATGTAGCGCATCGGCACCAGCGTGCCGTACTCGGGCTGCAGCGTGGTCGAATCGTGCGCCAGCGTCTCCACGCCCTGGGCATTGCATTCCCGGGCCAGCAGGCGGCCAAGCTCGGGGTTGCCGCTGAAGCCGTAGGCCATGTTGCTGATGAAGTGCGGCAGCTCGTTGCTGGTGTAGTTGCCCTGCCAGTGCTCGGCACAGTTGAGGTGGTAGCCGGCGTTGACCAGCCAGTGCGTGTCAAACACCACCAGCGTATCCACGCCCAGCGCGCGGCAGCGCCGGCTGATTTCGCGGTGGCCCTCGATCGCCGCCTCGCGCGTGCCCTGGCGCGTGCCCGGCAGTTCCGAAAGATACATGCTCGGTACGTGGGTGATCTTGGCTGCCAGTGCCAGTTGTCCCATGGTGTTGTCTCCTGAAAATGCTGCAAAGGTGCCCGCGGCGTCGCTGGCCGCTGCACGACGCGCTGGCCGGCGCGCGCTGGCACCGGCCCGCGCCTTACGGCGCAATCCCCCAGCGCGGGATGGCGTGGCTGCCCATGGAGACCGCCACGTTCTTGGGCTCGAGGAACACCTCGTAGCTCCAGGTGCCGCCTTCGCGGCCGGTGCCGCTGGCCTTGGTGCCGCCGAAGGGCTGGCGCAGGTCGCGCACGTTCTGGCTGTTGACGAAGCACATGCCGGCCTCGATCGCCGCGGCCACGCGGTGGGCGCGGCCGATGTTCTCGCTCCAGACGTAGCTCGAGAGCCCGTAGTCGATGTCGTTGGCCTTGGCGATCGCGTCCTGCTCGTCCTTGAACGCAATCAGGCAGGCGACCGGGCCGAAGATCTCTTCCTGCGCGATCTTCATGCGGTTGTCCACG
The DNA window shown above is from Comamonas sp. NLF-1-9 and carries:
- the hpaD gene encoding 3,4-dihydroxyphenylacetate 2,3-dioxygenase, whose translation is MGQLALAAKITHVPSMYLSELPGTRQGTREAAIEGHREISRRCRALGVDTLVVFDTHWLVNAGYHLNCAEHWQGNYTSNELPHFISNMAYGFSGNPELGRLLARECNAQGVETLAHDSTTLQPEYGTLVPMRYMNEDEHFKVVSVSALCTSHYLNDSARLGWAMREAVEKHYDGKVAFLASGSLSHRFAQNGMAPDMAFKIWSPFLERLDHEVVQMWQDGQWQDFCAMLPEYAVKGHGEGMMHDTAMLLGALGWSAYDGKAEVLTPYFGASGTGQINAVFPVSAQDGHAVPAPEASRATSFKAFPRL